The following proteins are encoded in a genomic region of Macellibacteroides fermentans:
- a CDS encoding efflux RND transporter permease subunit: MNLAKYSLDNTKVVYFFLAVLLIGGIFSFGRLGKKEDAPFVIKTAVIMTRFAGATPEEVERLVTEPISREVQSMSGVYKIKSESMYGMSKVNVEFLPSLPASSIPQKWDELRRKVLNIQPSLPSGASVPIVNDDFGDVFGIYYALTADKGFTYKEMRDWAEEIKTHVVTVDGVTKVSLFGVQTEVVNVFISVNRLASMGVDPKMLGQLLQSQNQIINAGEIVADQQQLKVVADGTYTSIADISNQLIPTANGQSVRLGDFARIEKGYLNPPSTLMRVDGKPAIGIGISSDPMKDVVKTGDLVEAKLAEIESLIPAGIELVTLYPENVIAKEANNGFILNLVESLLIVIVIIMLVMGFRAGMLIGSSLIFSIGGTLLVMSLLGVGLNRTSLAGFIIAMGMLVDNAIVVTDNAQIAIARGVERRKALIDGAMGPVWGLLGATFIAVCSFLPLYLAPAAVAEIVKPLFVVLAISLGLSWLLALTQTTSFGNFILKDQPSKDGKDPYDRPLYKKFERILAFLIRRRVLSLCVVVGAFVLSLVAMGLLPQNFFPTMDKPYFRADAFFPDGYGIREVERDMQRVEANLLKNPKVKHVSVTMGSSPLRYYLASTSVGPKPNFANVLVELHDSDDTQKTEANFEKYMMENYPNIIIRSTLFKLSPATDATIEIGFIGNNTDTLVALTNRTMELMHRNPGLKNIRNSWGNKVPVWKPEFSQARALPLGVSRQSMAQSIQIGTSGMPLGEFREGDLSIPILLKGSNIDSFKINNMRTLPVFGTQKTTTSLEQVVSAFDLLFEFPVVKVYNRQKLMMAQADPVRGKNSAEAFNEVMEAVHKNIVVPEGYSIRYFGEKESQDDSNKALAANLPLTFFLIFVTLLLLFRTYRKPVVIILMLPLIFIGVVLGLVVMGKTLDFFAILGVLGLIGMNIKNSIVLIDQIGLEVAQGVEPYKAVIIATTSRIVPVAMASGTTILGMLPLLFDAMFGGMAATIMGGLLVASALTLFVLPVAYCSIHHIYESNTKE; this comes from the coding sequence ATGAATCTGGCAAAATATTCGTTGGATAATACCAAGGTGGTCTATTTCTTCCTGGCTGTTCTGCTTATTGGCGGTATTTTTTCGTTTGGCAGGCTGGGGAAAAAAGAGGATGCACCTTTCGTGATCAAGACAGCAGTGATTATGACCCGCTTCGCGGGAGCTACCCCGGAAGAGGTGGAACGGCTTGTTACCGAACCTATCTCGCGCGAGGTACAGAGTATGAGTGGAGTATATAAGATTAAGTCGGAGTCAATGTACGGTATGTCTAAGGTGAATGTGGAGTTTCTGCCTTCGCTTCCGGCATCGTCTATTCCGCAGAAATGGGATGAATTAAGACGTAAGGTTCTTAACATACAGCCTTCGTTACCTTCTGGGGCTTCGGTTCCTATTGTAAACGACGACTTTGGGGATGTATTTGGTATCTACTATGCGCTTACCGCCGATAAGGGATTTACCTACAAGGAGATGCGTGATTGGGCGGAGGAGATTAAAACACACGTGGTTACAGTAGACGGAGTTACCAAGGTAAGTCTGTTTGGTGTGCAGACGGAGGTGGTGAATGTGTTTATATCGGTAAACAGACTTGCTTCCATGGGGGTGGACCCGAAGATGCTGGGGCAGCTGCTGCAGTCGCAGAACCAGATTATAAACGCAGGAGAAATTGTGGCGGATCAGCAACAGCTGAAGGTGGTTGCCGATGGTACTTACACCTCGATTGCCGACATCAGCAACCAGCTTATTCCTACGGCCAACGGGCAGTCGGTGCGGTTGGGCGATTTTGCCCGTATTGAAAAGGGATACCTCAATCCGCCTTCAACCTTGATGCGGGTGGACGGTAAACCGGCCATAGGGATAGGGATATCGTCTGATCCGATGAAGGATGTGGTGAAAACAGGCGATCTGGTTGAGGCAAAACTGGCCGAGATTGAGTCGCTGATTCCTGCAGGCATCGAACTGGTTACATTGTACCCTGAGAATGTGATAGCCAAAGAGGCCAACAACGGGTTTATCCTGAATCTGGTTGAGTCGCTGCTGATTGTGATTGTAATTATCATGTTGGTAATGGGGTTCAGGGCGGGAATGCTGATAGGATCGTCGCTGATTTTCTCTATCGGGGGCACTTTGCTGGTGATGTCGCTGCTGGGAGTGGGACTAAACCGTACGTCGCTGGCCGGTTTTATTATCGCCATGGGGATGTTGGTTGACAATGCCATCGTGGTTACTGATAATGCACAGATTGCCATCGCCCGGGGTGTGGAACGACGCAAGGCGCTGATAGACGGTGCTATGGGACCGGTTTGGGGGTTACTGGGGGCTACATTTATTGCGGTTTGTTCTTTCCTGCCGTTGTACCTTGCTCCGGCTGCCGTGGCCGAGATTGTTAAACCATTGTTTGTGGTACTGGCTATTTCGCTGGGATTAAGTTGGTTGCTTGCTCTTACTCAGACCACCTCGTTCGGCAATTTTATATTGAAGGACCAGCCCAGCAAAGATGGTAAGGATCCTTACGACCGTCCTTTGTATAAGAAATTTGAAAGAATACTTGCTTTTCTGATCAGGCGAAGGGTGCTTTCTCTTTGCGTGGTGGTGGGTGCCTTCGTGCTTTCGCTGGTCGCCATGGGGCTGCTGCCTCAGAATTTTTTCCCCACGATGGACAAGCCCTACTTCAGGGCGGATGCCTTTTTCCCCGATGGATACGGCATCAGGGAGGTGGAGCGTGATATGCAGCGGGTTGAAGCCAACCTGTTGAAGAACCCGAAAGTGAAGCATGTGTCTGTAACCATGGGTAGCTCGCCGTTACGTTATTATCTGGCCAGTACTAGCGTGGGTCCTAAACCGAACTTTGCCAATGTGCTGGTTGAATTGCACGATTCGGATGATACACAGAAAACAGAGGCGAATTTCGAGAAGTACATGATGGAGAATTATCCCAATATAATTATACGGAGTACGCTGTTTAAGCTGTCGCCCGCCACGGATGCCACCATCGAGATAGGATTTATAGGGAATAATACCGATACGTTGGTTGCGCTTACCAACCGTACCATGGAGCTGATGCACCGGAATCCGGGCCTGAAGAATATCCGGAATTCGTGGGGCAACAAGGTTCCGGTGTGGAAACCGGAATTCAGTCAGGCACGGGCCCTCCCATTGGGGGTGAGCAGGCAGAGTATGGCGCAGAGTATTCAGATAGGGACTTCGGGTATGCCGTTGGGGGAATTCCGCGAGGGAGATCTCTCTATCCCTATTTTACTTAAGGGAAGCAATATCGATTCGTTTAAGATTAATAATATGCGTACGTTGCCGGTGTTCGGGACACAGAAGACGACCACAAGTCTGGAGCAGGTGGTGTCTGCCTTCGATCTTTTATTCGAATTTCCGGTGGTTAAGGTGTACAACCGGCAAAAACTGATGATGGCACAGGCCGATCCGGTACGGGGGAAGAACTCGGCCGAGGCCTTTAACGAGGTGATGGAGGCGGTTCACAAGAATATTGTAGTGCCCGAAGGTTATTCGATCCGCTACTTTGGAGAGAAGGAGAGTCAGGATGACAGTAACAAAGCGTTGGCAGCCAATCTGCCGCTTACCTTCTTCCTGATTTTTGTGACCTTATTGCTGCTGTTCAGAACGTACCGGAAGCCGGTAGTGATTATACTGATGCTACCGCTCATCTTTATCGGTGTGGTGTTAGGACTGGTAGTTATGGGGAAGACGCTGGACTTTTTTGCAATTCTGGGGGTACTCGGATTAATTGGGATGAATATCAAGAATTCAATTGTTTTGATCGACCAGATCGGTCTGGAGGTTGCACAGGGGGTTGAGCCATACAAGGCGGTGATCATTGCGACCACAAGCCGTATTGTGCCTGTAGCCATGGCATCGGGGACTACCATTCTGGGTATGTTGCCTCTGCTGTTCGACGCCATGTTCGGGGGTATGGCAGCCACCATCATGGGAGGATTGCTGGTGGCTTCGGCGCTGACTTTATTTGTGCTTCCGGTGGCGTATTGCTCGATCCATCACATTTATGAATCTAACACGAAAGAATGA
- a CDS encoding efflux RND transporter periplasmic adaptor subunit gives MNKKHLFTILSVAALMACSQTKTKDGDRIIPVKIATVEAYSDIRKEFSGIVEPVDFVNLAFRVNGQIINLPVIEGERVKKGQLIAEIDPRDLALQYAADKATFETAGAQLERNKRLLAKQAISKQEYEISEANYQRSKSAYELSSNNMRDTKLYAPFAGSIEKRLVENYQRVTSGASVVTLVNTDKLRIKFTMPDVYVSLLKSDKQSFKVEFDAFQGHVFNASLEEFVDISTYGTGIPVSVLIDDPAFDRKVYDVKPGFTCNIQFSANVETFIPGGSIAIPLSAVFEDPTTKNRYVWMVKDNKVERRQVQVLSPTGDAMFLVSEGLTPGEVIVSAGVYQLVDGSLVKPVN, from the coding sequence ATGAACAAAAAACATTTATTTACTATCCTATCCGTCGCAGCCTTGATGGCTTGTTCGCAAACAAAAACAAAAGACGGTGATCGTATTATTCCTGTTAAAATTGCCACAGTTGAAGCCTATTCCGATATCCGGAAAGAGTTTTCGGGGATTGTGGAGCCTGTGGATTTTGTAAATCTGGCCTTCAGGGTAAACGGGCAGATTATAAACCTACCTGTAATTGAAGGGGAGCGGGTAAAGAAAGGACAGCTTATTGCCGAGATTGATCCCCGCGACCTGGCTTTGCAGTATGCAGCTGATAAAGCCACATTCGAAACGGCCGGTGCGCAGCTGGAACGGAATAAACGCCTTTTAGCCAAGCAGGCCATTTCCAAACAGGAATATGAGATTAGCGAGGCGAATTACCAACGGAGTAAGTCGGCCTACGAATTATCTTCTAACAACATGCGGGATACGAAGCTGTATGCTCCGTTTGCCGGATCCATCGAGAAGCGGCTGGTTGAGAATTACCAGCGGGTTACTTCGGGTGCTTCTGTAGTAACGTTGGTGAATACTGACAAATTGCGTATCAAATTCACCATGCCGGACGTATATGTAAGTCTGCTGAAGTCCGACAAGCAGTCGTTCAAAGTGGAGTTCGATGCGTTTCAGGGGCATGTCTTTAATGCTTCGCTGGAGGAGTTTGTGGATATCTCTACCTATGGTACCGGGATTCCGGTATCGGTACTGATTGACGATCCGGCATTCGACCGTAAGGTGTATGATGTTAAACCGGGATTTACCTGTAATATTCAGTTCAGCGCAAATGTAGAGACATTCATACCGGGCGGAAGTATAGCGATTCCCCTATCGGCTGTATTCGAAGATCCCACCACTAAGAACAGATATGTGTGGATGGTGAAAGATAATAAGGTGGAACGCAGGCAGGTGCAGGTGCTATCTCCTACCGGGGATGCCATGTTTCTGGTATCAGAAGGGTTGACTCCCGGAGAGGTTATTGTATCGGCCGGGGTATATCAGCTGGTAGACGGAAGTTTGGTTAAACCTGTTAATTAG
- a CDS encoding alkaline phosphatase, translating to MNKRFVLAMVIALFTLSSAVFASNRKAGHVILIGLDGWGSYSVEKADMPHVKKLMQEGAYTLKKRSVLPSSSAVNWASMFMGAGPELHGYTDWGSKTPELPSRVVTENNIFPTIFGLLRKADPKAEIGCLYEWDGIKYLVDTLSLNYYEQSPDYTKNPTALCDMACRYIKDKKPVLAAVCFDNPDHVGHQDGHNTEAYYAKLNELDAYIGKIIAAMKDAGIYDDSVIIVTSDHGGIDKGHGGKSMMEMETPFIIAGKNIRKSGLFEESMMQFDCASTIAALFGLQQPQVWIGRPMSQVFR from the coding sequence ATGAATAAACGTTTTGTTCTGGCAATGGTGATTGCCTTGTTTACGCTCTCATCGGCGGTGTTTGCTTCCAACAGGAAAGCAGGCCATGTAATTCTGATTGGTTTGGACGGATGGGGTTCTTACAGTGTGGAGAAAGCTGATATGCCTCATGTTAAGAAGCTGATGCAGGAGGGTGCTTATACCTTGAAGAAGCGGAGTGTTCTTCCATCGTCGAGTGCGGTGAATTGGGCTTCCATGTTTATGGGTGCCGGTCCGGAATTGCACGGGTATACGGATTGGGGGTCGAAAACTCCGGAACTTCCGTCGAGGGTTGTTACCGAAAATAATATCTTTCCCACTATTTTCGGGTTACTGAGAAAGGCCGATCCCAAAGCAGAAATAGGCTGTCTGTATGAATGGGACGGCATCAAATATCTGGTAGACACATTGTCTCTTAATTATTACGAGCAGTCGCCCGATTATACAAAAAACCCTACTGCTCTGTGTGACATGGCCTGCAGATATATAAAGGACAAGAAGCCTGTATTGGCTGCCGTTTGCTTTGACAATCCGGACCATGTTGGACATCAGGACGGACACAACACGGAGGCTTACTATGCAAAATTAAATGAACTGGACGCATACATCGGTAAAATCATTGCAGCCATGAAGGATGCGGGCATTTACGATGATTCGGTTATAATAGTAACTTCCGATCACGGTGGCATCGATAAAGGGCACGGAGGAAAATCGATGATGGAGATGGAGACACCTTTTATTATTGCTGGCAAGAATATCCGTAAAAGCGGTTTGTTTGAAGAAAGTATGATGCAATTTGACTGTGCTTCGACCATTGCTGCGTTGTTTGGGTTACAACAACCTCAGGTCTGGATAGGAAGACCTATGAGTCAGGTTTTCAGATAA
- a CDS encoding glycoside hydrolase family 16 protein, whose protein sequence is MHRLLFIFLLIFGKFIECISQPASISNCGLKLEKDVPDGLKLVWHDEFNEGRLDTNQWSTQYYSTWDFIDKTNYEAFKENNLPMPAMFFTDSTLVLYTNELFPEKAYWPSGRKISSIQTYDWNRDTCLSANFVGGYIEARIRRNASKDAKMVNGAFWLDSPGPDLKYFIEKGNHAIDVEGIRPSGQVFEIDLCEYLNTEIVLHGNVAADGTFKKNIGHHIVPGDFQNKWITHGMLWTPAGLKFYIDGKLVKEWWDPSDIKSPNHMMNLYLGIYAKGGKASMEVDYIRFYQWDLEKNNELPNGDFEYGNSLFPWEGSAGIEKEKVISGKQGVSIAPGDSIYQLVYLDHTQNYNVHFQACNTGNLKIRVENLKPVSSKVVGYFDAIYNIKPFFESFTLPFKTENDYKGHKTTVKVILINNSKQNIIVDQVMIKKRT, encoded by the coding sequence ATGCACAGACTACTTTTTATATTCCTTTTAATATTCGGAAAATTTATTGAATGTATAAGTCAGCCTGCATCGATTTCCAACTGCGGCCTAAAGCTTGAAAAAGATGTGCCAGATGGATTGAAATTAGTTTGGCACGACGAATTTAATGAGGGCAGGTTAGATACAAACCAGTGGAGTACTCAATATTATTCGACATGGGATTTTATTGATAAAACAAATTATGAGGCATTTAAAGAGAATAATCTGCCTATGCCTGCAATGTTTTTTACGGACTCTACTCTTGTTTTATATACGAATGAACTGTTCCCCGAAAAAGCTTATTGGCCTTCCGGACGAAAAATATCTTCTATACAAACATACGATTGGAATAGAGATACCTGTTTATCTGCCAACTTTGTTGGTGGTTACATTGAGGCTCGTATCCGTAGAAACGCATCAAAAGATGCAAAAATGGTTAATGGTGCTTTTTGGCTTGACTCTCCGGGACCAGATCTTAAGTACTTCATAGAGAAAGGGAATCATGCTATTGATGTAGAAGGAATACGTCCTTCAGGGCAAGTATTTGAAATTGATCTTTGTGAATACCTGAATACAGAAATAGTTTTACACGGAAACGTAGCTGCCGATGGTACTTTTAAAAAAAATATAGGACATCATATTGTGCCGGGAGATTTTCAAAATAAGTGGATCACCCATGGTATGTTATGGACGCCTGCAGGGCTCAAATTTTATATTGATGGAAAGTTGGTTAAAGAATGGTGGGATCCCTCTGACATTAAATCGCCTAATCATATGATGAATCTTTACCTGGGGATTTATGCAAAAGGAGGCAAGGCAAGTATGGAGGTAGATTATATCCGTTTTTATCAATGGGATCTTGAAAAGAATAACGAATTACCAAATGGTGATTTTGAGTACGGTAACTCACTGTTCCCCTGGGAAGGCTCAGCTGGTATTGAAAAAGAAAAGGTTATTTCCGGAAAGCAAGGAGTAAGCATTGCTCCTGGAGACTCCATATATCAATTGGTTTATTTAGATCATACTCAAAATTACAATGTACATTTTCAGGCATGTAATACCGGCAATCTTAAGATTCGAGTAGAAAATTTAAAACCTGTTAGTAGCAAGGTTGTTGGCTATTTTGATGCTATATATAATATAAAACCATTTTTTGAGTCGTTTACATTACCATTTAAAACAGAGAATGATTATAAAGGCCACAAAACTACCGTTAAAGTAATCTTAATAAACAATAGCAAACAAAATATTATAGTAGATCAAGTCATGATAAAAAAAAGAACCTGA
- a CDS encoding RagB/SusD family nutrient uptake outer membrane protein yields the protein MKKLLYSLLLVCSMSSCMNLESEMYDVINPGIFPVNDVDADALVTSAAYSPFRSNWYSGIFSTASGVQIIGDMTTDLADCQWGGTVWEPLTDHAWTPDHSYVGRFYINHVRDISKMTLTMERVSQIEMAEDKKNIFLAELHCGRGWLAYLLYDWYGPIPVATLDELKNPLEDKIIPRPTKEEMVKFIEMELLEAAKVLPANYDRNSQNYGRFTKGLAYTVLMKLYMHEKQWDKAEKIGRELTKSEYGYDLVQSSYKDIFTLENEKNAEIIWACQSDRSVNQQLWLAHALPSQYPTKNLSIQKWNGYRVPWEFYNTFEKEDNRFDVLVGDFTGSDGIRYNQANKDKYNVLFLGAIPVKYGEDPIATGEESQVDWVIYRYADVITLLSEAIVRNGNAVTQEAVSLLNRVRIRAGLQAYSSSQFVSVDDFLDKLLLERGHEFWFEGVRRSDLIRHGKYIQYAKDRGSLTTKPEYVLFPIPQSVINEGKGIIIQNTGY from the coding sequence ATGAAAAAGTTATTATATTCTCTCTTATTAGTCTGTTCAATGAGTTCTTGTATGAATCTTGAATCGGAAATGTATGATGTAATTAATCCGGGAATATTTCCTGTAAATGATGTTGATGCTGATGCATTGGTTACATCTGCTGCCTATTCCCCCTTCAGATCTAATTGGTATAGTGGTATTTTTAGTACTGCATCCGGAGTTCAGATCATCGGTGATATGACGACTGATTTAGCTGATTGTCAATGGGGTGGAACTGTTTGGGAACCTCTTACAGATCATGCATGGACACCTGATCATTCTTACGTAGGGAGATTTTATATCAATCATGTTCGCGACATCAGCAAAATGACACTCACGATGGAAAGAGTTTCGCAAATAGAAATGGCTGAGGACAAGAAAAATATTTTCCTTGCGGAACTACATTGTGGAAGAGGATGGCTTGCATATTTACTATATGATTGGTATGGTCCGATTCCTGTAGCCACCCTTGATGAATTGAAAAATCCTCTGGAGGATAAAATAATTCCACGACCAACAAAAGAAGAGATGGTCAAATTTATTGAAATGGAATTACTTGAAGCGGCTAAAGTATTACCTGCAAATTATGATAGAAATTCTCAAAATTATGGTCGTTTCACAAAAGGACTAGCCTATACAGTGTTGATGAAACTCTATATGCATGAGAAGCAATGGGACAAAGCGGAAAAGATAGGGCGAGAGCTTACCAAAAGTGAATATGGATATGATTTGGTACAAAGCAGTTATAAGGATATCTTTACGTTAGAAAATGAGAAAAATGCAGAGATTATTTGGGCATGCCAATCCGATAGGAGTGTAAATCAGCAACTTTGGCTGGCACATGCTCTACCTAGTCAATACCCTACTAAAAATCTGAGTATTCAAAAATGGAATGGCTATCGTGTTCCTTGGGAGTTTTACAACACTTTTGAAAAAGAAGATAACCGTTTCGATGTGTTGGTTGGCGATTTTACAGGATCGGATGGAATCCGGTATAATCAGGCTAACAAGGATAAATACAATGTTCTTTTTCTAGGAGCTATTCCTGTAAAGTACGGCGAAGATCCTATTGCAACCGGAGAAGAAAGCCAGGTTGACTGGGTAATCTACCGATACGCAGATGTAATTACATTACTTTCCGAAGCTATTGTGCGTAATGGAAATGCTGTTACACAAGAAGCTGTTAGTTTACTCAATCGTGTTCGTATTCGTGCAGGTTTGCAGGCTTATTCATCTAGTCAGTTTGTATCTGTTGATGATTTTTTGGACAAATTATTGCTTGAAAGAGGTCACGAGTTCTGGTTTGAAGGGGTTAGACGGTCCGACTTGATTCGTCATGGCAAGTATATTCAATACGCTAAGGATAGGGGATCATTAACCACCAAACCCGAATATGTTTTATTTCCTATACCTCAAAGTGTAATTAACGAAGGAAAGGGAATTATCATACAGAATACAGGCTACTAA